A window from Cryobacterium sp. SO1 encodes these proteins:
- a CDS encoding VOC family protein → MKQNVHFITVATPDLDAARVFYVAALGWVPLIDVPGEIIFFQVAPGAVLGLFDAHKFAEDLGTGPSHGSVSGVTLSHNVDSPAEVHAVVVAMTAVGGTVIKAPRPGAFGGIFHAHVRAPGGIIWEIAHNPGWQIGEDGTVSLG, encoded by the coding sequence ATGAAGCAGAACGTGCACTTCATCACCGTCGCCACACCGGATCTGGATGCGGCGCGCGTGTTCTACGTCGCTGCCCTGGGCTGGGTGCCGCTGATCGACGTGCCCGGCGAGATCATCTTCTTCCAGGTGGCCCCTGGCGCCGTGCTCGGCCTCTTCGACGCCCACAAGTTTGCCGAGGACCTGGGCACCGGGCCGAGCCACGGGTCGGTTTCGGGGGTGACCCTGTCGCACAACGTGGACAGCCCAGCCGAAGTGCACGCCGTCGTCGTCGCTATGACCGCCGTCGGCGGCACTGTGATCAAAGCGCCTCGGCCGGGCGCCTTCGGCGGGATCTTCCACGCCCACGTGCGAGCCCCCGGCGGCATCATTTGGGAGATCGCGCACAACCCCGGCTGGCAGATCGGCGAAGACGGAACTGTCAGCCTCGGCTGA
- a CDS encoding DNA polymerase III subunit delta' has product MAVWDDLTGQAEAIAIFRAAAERPGAVATLDRPDSDADAPAGAGRPDAAAARTGPATAPSTSSSMTHAWLITGPPGSGRSNLAFAFATALLSPGTVQGDESTKRLVDARTHPDLTVLSTEGVIIKMDSVKEAVARSQYSPSVGRYRVVVVEDADRMVERTSNVLLKALEEPPERTVWILCAPSEADLLPTIRSRVRTVRLRVPSIDAVAELLIRRTGVEPAVAERAAREAQSHIGMALRLATNAEARTRREETLRAALGLTGVSSAVNAAARLLAIAGDDAKAITIERDAAEREGVLRSLGVEPGQSVPPALRSQIKNLEDDQKRRATRSLRDGIDRILVDLTSLYRDVMMMQLGRDSTIINLELLPELRRAAGACPPATTVATMDAIALARLRIEANVAPALALEAMLVSMIRR; this is encoded by the coding sequence ATGGCAGTGTGGGACGACCTGACGGGTCAAGCAGAGGCGATCGCCATCTTCCGCGCCGCCGCCGAGCGCCCGGGAGCGGTCGCCACACTGGATCGGCCCGATTCTGACGCGGATGCGCCCGCCGGTGCCGGTCGCCCGGATGCCGCCGCCGCGCGGACCGGCCCCGCCACGGCCCCGAGCACCTCCTCGTCGATGACCCACGCCTGGCTGATCACCGGGCCGCCCGGCTCCGGTCGCTCCAACCTCGCGTTCGCGTTCGCGACCGCGCTGCTCAGCCCCGGCACCGTGCAGGGCGACGAGTCCACGAAAAGGCTCGTCGACGCCCGCACCCACCCCGACCTCACCGTGCTCAGCACCGAGGGCGTCATCATCAAGATGGACTCCGTCAAGGAAGCCGTGGCCCGGTCCCAGTATTCCCCGTCGGTGGGCCGCTACCGGGTCGTGGTCGTCGAGGACGCCGACCGCATGGTGGAGCGCACCTCCAACGTGCTGCTCAAGGCGCTCGAGGAGCCACCGGAGCGTACCGTGTGGATCCTCTGCGCCCCCAGCGAGGCGGACCTGCTGCCCACGATCCGCTCCCGGGTGCGCACCGTGCGTCTGCGGGTGCCGAGCATAGACGCGGTCGCCGAGCTGCTCATCCGTCGCACCGGGGTGGAACCGGCCGTCGCCGAACGGGCCGCCCGTGAAGCGCAGAGCCACATCGGCATGGCCCTGCGGCTGGCCACCAACGCCGAGGCCCGCACCCGACGCGAGGAAACCCTCCGCGCCGCGCTCGGCCTCACCGGGGTGTCCAGCGCGGTCAACGCCGCCGCCCGGCTGCTCGCCATCGCCGGTGACGACGCCAAGGCGATCACCATCGAGCGGGACGCCGCCGAACGTGAGGGCGTGCTGCGCTCGCTCGGCGTGGAACCCGGCCAGTCGGTGCCACCAGCGCTGCGCAGCCAGATCAAGAACCTCGAAGACGACCAGAAGCGTCGCGCCACCCGCAGCCTGCGCGACGGCATCGATCGTATCCTGGTGGACCTCACCTCGCTCTACCGTGACGTGATGATGATGCAGCTGGGCCGGGACAGCACCATCATCAACCTCGAACTGCTGCCCGAGTTGCGCCGCGCCGCCGGGGCCTGCCCGCCGGCGACCACGGTGGCGACGATGGATGCGATCGCCCTGGCCAGACTGAGAATTGAAGCGAACGTGGCGCCGGCGTTGGCCCTCGAGGCCATGCTGGTATCGATGATCCGACGGTGA
- a CDS encoding alpha/beta hydrolase — protein sequence MAAAVAVALGLTGCVPWFMPQPAPSTSTPTGEKVDASLDSFYSQVLAWSDCDNGMQCTTVSTPLDWDDPAAGSVDLALVRQPATGDRLGSLLVNPGGPGGSGYDFVKESVDYATSAALQERYDIVGFDPRGVGRSSAVACYEPAQMDEYLYGIADAERGSDAWIQELETSATAFAAACTDKTGALLGEVDTQSAARDLDLMRAVLGDTELNYLGFSYGTFLGATYAELYPDKVGRLVLDGALDPSTSNFEVTSTQALGFENALRAYLTDCLAGSACPFDGTVDDAMATIGALLASVDASPIAATDGRQLGANALLTAIIYPLYQATAWPNLSDMFEGVLQGSADGAMQFADGYNGRNPDGSYADNSTEAFMAINCVDYAYNDDPAAMRAEAAQIEQIAPIIGKYMAFGDISCANWPYAFTGERQEIHAPGTAPILVVGTTNDPATPYVWAQNLAEQLDSGQLVTYEGEGHTAYNKSNSCVNDAVDSYLIDGTVPTADPMC from the coding sequence ATGGCGGCCGCGGTGGCAGTGGCGCTCGGCCTGACCGGCTGCGTACCGTGGTTCATGCCGCAGCCCGCACCGTCCACCTCCACGCCCACCGGCGAGAAGGTCGACGCGTCGCTCGATTCGTTCTACAGCCAGGTGTTGGCTTGGTCCGACTGCGACAACGGCATGCAATGCACCACGGTGTCCACCCCGCTGGACTGGGACGACCCGGCCGCCGGCTCGGTGGACCTGGCCCTGGTGCGCCAGCCGGCCACCGGCGACCGGCTTGGTTCACTGCTGGTCAACCCCGGCGGCCCAGGCGGCTCCGGCTACGACTTCGTCAAGGAATCTGTCGACTACGCCACCAGCGCGGCGTTGCAGGAACGCTACGACATCGTCGGGTTCGACCCGCGCGGGGTCGGCAGGTCCTCGGCCGTGGCCTGCTACGAACCCGCCCAGATGGACGAGTACCTGTACGGCATCGCCGACGCCGAACGCGGCAGCGACGCCTGGATCCAGGAACTGGAAACCAGCGCCACCGCCTTCGCGGCCGCCTGCACCGACAAGACCGGGGCACTGCTCGGTGAGGTCGACACCCAGAGCGCCGCCCGCGACCTCGACCTGATGCGCGCCGTGCTCGGCGACACCGAACTGAACTACCTGGGCTTCTCCTACGGCACCTTCCTGGGCGCCACGTACGCCGAGCTGTACCCTGACAAGGTCGGCCGACTCGTGCTGGACGGCGCGCTGGACCCGTCCACCAGCAACTTCGAGGTGACCAGCACCCAGGCGCTGGGCTTTGAGAACGCGCTGCGCGCCTACCTCACCGACTGCCTGGCCGGCTCGGCCTGCCCGTTCGACGGCACCGTCGACGACGCCATGGCCACGATCGGCGCCCTCCTGGCGTCGGTGGATGCCAGCCCGATCGCCGCCACCGACGGCCGCCAGCTCGGCGCAAACGCGCTGCTCACCGCGATCATCTACCCGCTGTACCAGGCCACAGCGTGGCCCAACCTCAGCGACATGTTCGAGGGTGTGCTGCAGGGCAGCGCCGACGGCGCGATGCAATTCGCCGACGGGTACAACGGCCGCAACCCAGACGGCAGCTACGCCGACAACTCCACCGAGGCGTTCATGGCCATCAACTGCGTGGACTACGCCTACAACGACGACCCCGCAGCCATGCGCGCCGAAGCCGCCCAGATCGAACAGATCGCCCCGATCATCGGCAAGTACATGGCCTTCGGCGACATCTCCTGCGCCAATTGGCCGTACGCCTTCACCGGCGAACGCCAGGAGATCCACGCCCCCGGCACCGCCCCGATCCTTGTCGTGGGCACCACCAACGACCCGGCCACCCCCTACGTGTGGGCGCAGAACCTGGCCGAGCAGCTCGACAGCGGCCAGCTCGTTACCTACGAGGGCGAGGGCCACACCGCATACAACAAGTCCAACTCCTGCGTGAACGACGCCGTCGATAGCTACCTCATCGACGGCACCGTGCCCACGGCCGACCCGATGTGTTGA
- a CDS encoding TetR/AcrR family transcriptional regulator: MAAAPDEPGLRERKRLATRREIQRAVLTLCAQRSIDKVTIDEISRVAEISPRTFFNYFASKDSALVGDELELACDADIERFITGGHGGDVMNDLATLIGRSLQNTDGDREIHELRRAVMKDNSHLFTMRMATLRNFEASLQQIVERRLTADDPNLGEAPRALAQRALLLTLIAMAATRHAWRCWAEADDCTPLSAWVAKSFRELYTVTSPTD, encoded by the coding sequence ATGGCCGCCGCACCTGACGAACCGGGTCTGCGCGAGCGGAAACGCCTGGCCACCCGCCGGGAGATTCAGCGAGCGGTGCTCACCCTCTGTGCCCAACGGAGCATCGACAAGGTGACCATCGACGAGATCAGCCGGGTGGCCGAGATCTCGCCGCGGACCTTCTTCAACTACTTCGCCTCCAAGGATTCCGCCCTGGTCGGCGACGAACTGGAGTTGGCCTGCGACGCCGACATCGAACGGTTCATCACCGGCGGCCACGGTGGCGACGTCATGAACGACCTGGCCACCCTCATCGGCCGGAGCCTGCAGAACACCGACGGCGACCGCGAAATCCACGAGCTACGTCGCGCGGTGATGAAAGACAACAGTCACCTGTTCACCATGCGGATGGCCACCCTGCGCAACTTCGAAGCCAGCCTGCAGCAGATCGTGGAGCGCCGGCTCACCGCCGACGACCCGAACCTCGGCGAGGCCCCCCGGGCCCTGGCCCAGCGGGCGCTACTGCTCACCCTGATCGCCATGGCCGCCACCCGGCATGCTTGGCGGTGCTGGGCCGAAGCGGATGATTGCACCCCGCTCTCGGCCTGGGTCGCCAAATCCTTCCGGGAGCTGTACACCGTGACCTCCCCGACCGACTAA
- a CDS encoding acyltransferase family protein has translation MGASRAPIAVAAQQRIQWPDAARGMAIVLVVFHHAIIYSAAEGLAAPGWLAATEMLRTMRMPLFFLAAGLFAGKYVTGRWRSVFQKKILLFAWVFVLWVIVRWTVLNLIPGVDSETGILQLPLHLVWPVGGWFIFVLAIYFVLARCSVGIPTSIQLAVAGVASLLWFALDDPIGNNGWDGVPTFYFFFLVGCYGRSGILAFGNALSVASGIAVVAGWAASYVALAHWGLADAPVISFAMRVLGLGAGIALARGLERHRWLRRLGGQTLPIYLSHTLWIFFAVWILTLIWPGGDSSAAMWVPLPIALFGLAMAWLMARCVAYLGANWLFETPQWLAGMFDRFWPLSRPIASPDPTVSN, from the coding sequence GTGGGCGCGAGCAGAGCACCGATAGCGGTGGCCGCACAACAGCGAATTCAGTGGCCTGATGCCGCCAGAGGTATGGCGATCGTGCTGGTGGTCTTCCATCACGCCATCATCTATTCGGCTGCAGAGGGACTGGCCGCTCCCGGCTGGTTGGCGGCCACGGAAATGCTCCGAACGATGCGAATGCCGTTGTTCTTCCTGGCCGCGGGACTCTTCGCCGGAAAGTATGTCACCGGTCGCTGGCGGAGCGTTTTCCAGAAAAAAATACTACTTTTCGCCTGGGTATTCGTTCTGTGGGTGATTGTCCGATGGACCGTTCTCAATCTGATCCCTGGAGTGGACAGCGAGACCGGCATTCTGCAGTTGCCACTTCACCTGGTCTGGCCCGTTGGCGGTTGGTTCATTTTTGTCCTTGCGATCTACTTTGTACTCGCCAGATGCTCCGTCGGCATTCCGACGTCGATCCAGCTCGCCGTCGCAGGTGTCGCTTCTCTCCTCTGGTTCGCCCTGGACGATCCGATCGGCAACAACGGCTGGGATGGCGTACCCACGTTCTACTTTTTCTTCCTCGTCGGTTGTTACGGTCGATCGGGGATTCTCGCATTCGGCAACGCGTTGTCGGTGGCATCGGGGATTGCTGTCGTCGCCGGATGGGCAGCTTCCTACGTGGCTCTCGCACACTGGGGGCTAGCCGACGCGCCGGTGATCTCCTTCGCCATGCGAGTTCTTGGTTTAGGGGCAGGGATTGCACTGGCGCGTGGGCTAGAGCGTCATAGATGGTTGCGGCGGTTGGGTGGGCAGACGCTGCCGATCTATCTTTCACACACGCTGTGGATCTTCTTCGCCGTCTGGATACTCACCCTCATCTGGCCAGGCGGAGACTCCAGTGCGGCGATGTGGGTACCTCTCCCGATCGCATTGTTCGGGCTGGCTATGGCGTGGCTCATGGCGCGATGCGTTGCGTATCTGGGCGCAAACTGGCTGTTCGAGACTCCGCAATGGCTGGCGGGAATGTTTGACCGGTTCTGGCCGCTGAGCAGGCCGATAGCGTCGCCGGACCCAACGGTCTCGAATTGA
- a CDS encoding alpha-amylase family glycosyl hydrolase, translating to MADWTEHVIWWHVYPLGFVGADTTGADRTFTHRLRQIESWLDYLLDLGANGLALGPVFASRTHGYDTTDYFQVDPRLGDTADLEHLIAECRRRGIRVMLDGVFNHVGREFAPLVAALADPAAPENALFRHSAGDLVAFEGHDALVTLNHDNPAVADLVADVMTYWLDRGIDAWRLDAAYAMPTEFWAGVLPRVRERHPKAYVMGEVLHGDYAGFVSASGVDTVTQYELWQAIWHAIGERNFFELDWALTRHTAFLGDFVPYTFVGNHDVTRLASQIPDERHHPHALVLLLTLGGTPAIYYGDELGLRAVKEQRAGGDDAIRPAYPATPAELPPADQEPVGATTFTLHQELIGLRRRHPWLHAATSRPSALANTGYVYEVTDGVHRLVVALNLSDETLPVTTDAAERLAGTADRTPAGHTVPPHGWAIFG from the coding sequence GTGGCTGACTGGACCGAACACGTGATCTGGTGGCACGTGTACCCGCTGGGCTTCGTCGGCGCGGACACCACCGGCGCCGACCGCACGTTCACGCACAGGCTGCGGCAGATCGAGTCGTGGCTGGACTATTTGCTCGACCTCGGCGCCAATGGGCTGGCCCTGGGCCCAGTGTTCGCCTCACGCACGCACGGCTACGACACCACCGACTACTTCCAGGTGGACCCGCGGCTCGGCGACACCGCCGACCTCGAGCACCTCATCGCCGAGTGCCGTCGGCGCGGCATCCGGGTGATGCTCGACGGCGTGTTCAACCACGTGGGCCGCGAGTTCGCTCCGCTGGTCGCAGCGCTCGCCGATCCGGCCGCGCCCGAGAACGCCCTGTTCCGCCACAGCGCGGGCGACCTGGTGGCCTTCGAGGGGCACGACGCCCTGGTGACGCTCAACCACGACAACCCGGCCGTCGCCGACCTGGTCGCCGACGTGATGACCTACTGGCTCGACCGCGGCATCGACGCTTGGCGGCTCGACGCGGCGTACGCGATGCCCACCGAGTTCTGGGCGGGCGTGCTGCCGCGGGTGCGCGAGCGGCACCCCAAGGCGTACGTGATGGGCGAGGTGCTGCACGGGGACTACGCCGGCTTCGTCAGCGCATCCGGGGTCGACACCGTCACCCAGTATGAGCTGTGGCAGGCCATCTGGCACGCGATCGGCGAGCGCAATTTCTTCGAACTGGACTGGGCGCTCACCCGGCACACCGCTTTTCTCGGCGACTTCGTGCCGTACACGTTCGTGGGCAACCACGACGTGACCCGGCTGGCCAGCCAGATCCCCGACGAGCGCCACCACCCGCACGCCCTGGTGCTGCTGCTGACCCTGGGCGGCACCCCGGCGATCTACTACGGTGACGAACTGGGCCTCCGCGCCGTGAAGGAGCAGCGCGCCGGCGGCGACGACGCGATCCGGCCCGCCTACCCGGCGACTCCGGCCGAGCTGCCGCCCGCGGACCAGGAACCCGTCGGCGCGACCACCTTCACGCTGCACCAGGAACTGATCGGCCTGCGCCGCCGGCATCCGTGGCTACACGCTGCAACGAGCCGGCCATCGGCTCTGGCCAACACCGGCTACGTGTACGAAGTGACCGACGGCGTCCACCGCCTCGTCGTGGCGCTCAACCTGAGCGACGAGACCCTGCCGGTGACCACGGATGCCGCTGAGCGTCTCGCCGGCACCGCCGACCGCACCCCGGCCGGGCACACGGTGCCGCCGCACGGCTGGGCGATCTTCGGCTGA
- a CDS encoding aminoacyl-tRNA deacylase, whose product MGHTGRERVETDARARGLEIDIVERPAADSLESAARLLGLDPAGIVKSLVVKRHDGDYIFVLVPGDRQISWAKLRALVGVNKLSLPHQDLALAATGYARGTITPLGSSTAWPVFADERMRGTRVAMGAGEHGYSAFVDADALITAYDATVADITDELTPRS is encoded by the coding sequence ATGGGTCACACAGGGCGCGAACGAGTCGAAACGGATGCGCGGGCGCGCGGACTCGAGATCGACATCGTCGAGCGCCCCGCCGCCGACAGCCTCGAAAGCGCCGCCCGGCTGCTGGGGCTCGATCCTGCCGGCATCGTCAAGTCCCTCGTGGTGAAACGCCACGACGGCGACTACATCTTCGTGCTCGTGCCCGGCGACCGGCAGATCAGCTGGGCCAAGCTGCGCGCCCTCGTGGGTGTGAACAAGCTGTCGCTGCCGCACCAGGACCTCGCGCTGGCCGCGACCGGATACGCGCGTGGCACCATCACCCCGCTGGGCAGCAGCACCGCCTGGCCGGTGTTCGCCGACGAGCGGATGCGCGGCACCCGGGTGGCCATGGGCGCGGGGGAGCACGGCTACTCCGCGTTCGTCGACGCGGACGCGCTGATCACGGCCTACGACGCCACGGTGGCCGACATCACCGACGAGCTCACGCCGCGCTCCTAG
- a CDS encoding acyltransferase family protein: MSTVHVKQATAPVTATTPKKKLRRDIQGLRAIAVVAVIADHLFQWPTGGFVGVDVFFVLSGFLITGLLLREHDQTGTISFSGFYKRRVRRILPAATLVLATTVAISFLIFNVGRFDQTLGDAVWSFIFLGNWHFAADGTNYFLAGGPVSPLQHFWSLSVEEQFYFVWPWLMLLILALGGKATKWDPTVARRVVGIVMLAIVVATFAWSVWETATNPTWAYFSTFSRTWELGIGALLAIFAGRLSSIPSWLRPILGWLGLVGILASIFLITDALPFPGPWAAVPVLSTALVILAGTNGEVRYLWPLTNPVSRYLGDISYSLYLWHFPVVIMLGSVLVEGTIEHAVTALVLMAILTVLSYHFVEQAVLRSTWLRPVSAEERSAIESTKRRKERAASTSRTPVVIGVALVAVVSLTLAWVALVPRDPPTSAFVSPAQAQGQPEGADGGTEEQVPAGPAGELTAGLTAALTSDSWPAFDPPADGSVNLRVPQWIEDNCLNVGEDTVNDCTYGAAEPTKTAVVVGDSIATSWLPGIVAALEPLGYSVQPLTREKCPVGLMPVTSSEETGGPRYEACDSQHQWVAEKVQEIQPDLVIMSDSFHGLNRLTSQNRGDAANAEWKAGFGQALSTLPAETKKVVLMSPPGAGNMTQCYTPVSSPKDCTGNLQPNWKNMLDAEAAASAEAGVEFVDTRDWFCVTDRCPAFVGTTSIYADSAHLTKTYSESLAPVIIAKLQELGLV, from the coding sequence ATGAGCACAGTGCACGTCAAGCAGGCCACCGCGCCGGTCACCGCGACGACACCGAAGAAGAAGCTGCGGCGGGATATCCAGGGGCTGCGAGCGATTGCCGTCGTTGCCGTCATCGCCGACCACCTTTTCCAGTGGCCCACCGGTGGTTTCGTCGGCGTCGACGTGTTTTTCGTGTTGTCCGGTTTCCTGATCACCGGGTTGCTACTGCGCGAACACGACCAGACGGGCACGATCTCGTTCAGCGGGTTCTACAAGCGTCGGGTCCGCCGCATCCTTCCGGCCGCCACTCTTGTACTCGCAACCACCGTCGCCATCTCCTTCTTAATCTTCAACGTCGGTCGTTTCGACCAGACGCTCGGAGATGCCGTCTGGTCGTTCATCTTCCTCGGAAACTGGCACTTCGCCGCGGATGGCACCAATTACTTCCTCGCCGGCGGCCCGGTCTCGCCCCTGCAGCATTTCTGGTCGCTGTCGGTTGAAGAACAGTTCTATTTCGTGTGGCCGTGGCTGATGCTCCTCATCCTCGCGCTCGGCGGCAAGGCCACCAAATGGGATCCCACAGTGGCACGCCGCGTGGTCGGCATCGTGATGCTGGCCATCGTCGTCGCCACCTTCGCGTGGTCGGTCTGGGAAACCGCGACGAATCCCACCTGGGCGTACTTCTCAACCTTCTCGCGCACTTGGGAACTCGGAATCGGGGCCTTGCTGGCCATTTTTGCCGGGCGCCTGTCATCGATCCCGTCGTGGCTGCGGCCCATCCTGGGCTGGCTGGGACTTGTCGGGATCCTCGCTTCTATCTTCCTGATCACCGACGCGCTGCCGTTCCCCGGCCCCTGGGCCGCAGTGCCGGTGCTCTCCACCGCCCTGGTGATTCTGGCCGGTACGAACGGTGAGGTGCGCTACCTCTGGCCGCTCACCAACCCGGTGTCGCGGTACCTGGGGGACATCTCCTACAGCCTGTACCTCTGGCACTTCCCGGTCGTCATCATGTTGGGCTCGGTGCTGGTTGAGGGCACCATCGAACACGCGGTCACGGCATTGGTGCTGATGGCCATTCTGACGGTGCTGTCCTACCACTTCGTCGAACAGGCCGTACTCAGATCGACGTGGCTTCGCCCAGTGTCAGCGGAGGAGCGATCCGCTATTGAAAGCACCAAACGCCGGAAGGAGCGCGCTGCCAGTACGTCACGTACCCCGGTGGTGATCGGCGTTGCCCTGGTCGCCGTGGTGAGCCTCACCCTGGCGTGGGTGGCTCTCGTGCCGCGGGACCCACCGACCAGCGCGTTTGTCAGCCCGGCACAGGCCCAGGGCCAGCCGGAGGGCGCTGACGGCGGCACGGAGGAGCAGGTGCCGGCCGGCCCGGCCGGTGAACTCACTGCGGGTTTGACCGCGGCGCTCACCAGCGACTCCTGGCCTGCGTTCGATCCGCCCGCCGACGGGTCGGTGAACTTGCGTGTTCCACAGTGGATTGAGGACAACTGCCTCAACGTCGGCGAAGACACGGTGAACGATTGCACCTACGGTGCCGCCGAACCGACCAAGACCGCGGTCGTCGTGGGAGATTCCATCGCCACGAGTTGGCTTCCTGGCATCGTTGCTGCACTCGAGCCGCTCGGTTACTCGGTGCAGCCGCTTACTCGGGAAAAGTGTCCGGTGGGCTTGATGCCAGTCACCTCCAGCGAAGAGACAGGCGGGCCGCGCTACGAGGCCTGTGACAGCCAGCACCAGTGGGTGGCCGAGAAGGTGCAGGAGATCCAGCCGGATCTTGTCATCATGTCTGACTCTTTCCACGGCCTGAACCGACTCACCAGCCAAAATCGTGGCGATGCGGCCAACGCGGAGTGGAAGGCGGGTTTCGGCCAGGCACTGAGCACTCTGCCGGCCGAAACGAAAAAGGTGGTGCTCATGTCTCCTCCCGGGGCTGGGAACATGACGCAGTGCTATACCCCGGTGTCCAGCCCGAAAGACTGCACCGGGAACCTGCAGCCCAACTGGAAGAACATGCTGGATGCCGAGGCCGCCGCGTCAGCTGAAGCCGGCGTGGAGTTCGTGGACACCAGGGATTGGTTCTGCGTGACCGACCGATGCCCCGCCTTTGTCGGCACCACGTCCATCTACGCTGACTCTGCGCACCTCACAAAAACCTACAGCGAGAGCCTTGCCCCGGTCATCATCGCGAAACTCCAGGAGCTCGGGCTTGTCTAG
- a CDS encoding O-antigen polymerase, which yields MTVVSLRQPAPQAHRSQPIGYGFTATLLTLVFAGLMPIYLMTTIPYPTDQAVVGDAVLALIILVYSGTRLAFVIGRGLPTLFAFAFWLFVYVFLAVPAFAQVLASRSPGTTPDISLEYNTESLVIILLGLVATEVGALFVSRRTGPTTPGVSSRSRRASPVPREFSRARITLLALGGFAMWVFYVARIGPATFFTSRESMALMRGVVFPEPTLSTIIAASASIPLLVCVHAMARYRRAEVAAGIAKRSFTLMMPMAAFAVVFAINVFSSSRYLFGTMAFSLLVLIGAFATRARIRWTMSILTGVLLFGFPLFSIFRREATQTSSQLGAGAFVNSGDYDSFAQINNAVNYVSVEGILWGKQLLGPLVFWVPRSIWPDKPIDTGVFIAQFRGYRFENLSAPFWAEAYLSGGWAGLVILFVLLGFILKKADRTTQFDLATSGVSGVAVAILSFYLLILLRGSLLQATSMLAVMVFSIWFVSRRGTPQARTTGDRRGLIRAQEFPRM from the coding sequence ATGACGGTCGTTTCATTGCGGCAGCCGGCGCCGCAGGCACACCGCTCGCAGCCCATCGGCTACGGCTTCACCGCGACCCTGCTCACCCTCGTCTTTGCCGGGTTGATGCCGATCTACCTCATGACCACGATCCCGTATCCCACCGATCAGGCCGTGGTCGGCGACGCTGTGCTGGCGTTGATCATCCTGGTCTACAGCGGTACCCGGTTGGCGTTCGTCATCGGTCGCGGGCTGCCGACCCTGTTCGCTTTCGCCTTCTGGCTCTTCGTGTACGTCTTTCTGGCCGTCCCCGCGTTTGCGCAGGTTCTCGCGAGCCGGTCGCCGGGCACAACTCCCGATATCAGCCTCGAATACAACACAGAGTCGCTGGTGATCATCCTGCTCGGCCTGGTCGCCACCGAGGTGGGGGCGCTCTTCGTCTCCCGGCGGACAGGGCCGACGACCCCGGGCGTCTCAAGCCGGTCGCGGCGCGCCAGTCCGGTGCCGAGGGAGTTCTCCCGCGCCCGGATAACGCTGCTCGCGCTGGGAGGGTTCGCCATGTGGGTGTTCTACGTGGCCCGGATCGGTCCAGCGACCTTCTTCACCAGCCGGGAATCGATGGCGCTCATGCGCGGTGTCGTTTTTCCGGAGCCGACGTTGTCCACGATAATCGCCGCGTCGGCCTCCATCCCCTTGCTGGTGTGTGTGCATGCGATGGCGCGTTACCGACGAGCGGAGGTTGCGGCAGGCATCGCAAAACGCAGCTTCACCCTGATGATGCCGATGGCCGCCTTCGCCGTGGTCTTTGCGATCAATGTCTTCAGCTCATCCCGGTACCTTTTCGGCACCATGGCCTTCAGCCTCCTGGTTCTGATCGGAGCATTCGCGACCAGGGCGCGCATCCGCTGGACCATGTCGATCCTCACCGGAGTGCTCCTGTTCGGCTTCCCACTGTTCTCAATCTTCCGTCGCGAAGCGACCCAGACCAGCAGCCAACTCGGTGCAGGCGCGTTTGTGAACAGCGGTGACTACGATTCTTTTGCCCAGATCAACAACGCGGTCAACTACGTGTCAGTTGAAGGGATCCTGTGGGGCAAACAGCTTCTGGGTCCTCTGGTTTTCTGGGTCCCGCGGTCGATCTGGCCCGACAAACCGATCGACACCGGAGTTTTCATCGCCCAGTTCCGCGGGTATCGGTTCGAAAACCTGTCAGCGCCGTTTTGGGCCGAGGCCTATCTGAGTGGGGGGTGGGCAGGTCTTGTCATTCTGTTCGTGCTGCTTGGCTTCATTCTGAAGAAAGCGGACCGCACCACCCAGTTCGATCTCGCCACCTCCGGGGTATCCGGTGTCGCTGTCGCAATTCTCTCGTTCTATCTGCTGATTCTGCTTCGAGGTTCCCTCCTCCAGGCAACCAGCATGCTCGCGGTGATGGTCTTCAGCATCTGGTTCGTTTCGAGACGGGGAACGCCACAGGCTCGCACGACCGGAGACCGTCGCGGTCTGATCCGCGCTCAGGAGTTTCCCAGAATGTAA